A stretch of Arthrobacter sunyaminii DNA encodes these proteins:
- a CDS encoding glycoside hydrolase family 13 protein, which translates to MSASAVFPSQGGALRTVPVHDGQPGSEWWRSSVIYQIYPRSFRDLRGDGVGDLPGITAEIPALAELAIDAIWLSPFYRSPQKDAGYDVADYCSVDPIFGTMEDFDALVAKAGEYGIRVIVDLVPNHCSDQHPLFQAALAAEPGSPERDMFIFRDGTGENGENPPNNWQSHFGGPAWTRIANPDGTPGQWYLHLFDTSQPDFNWDNPAVREEFERILRFWLDRGVGGFRVDVAHALIKKSGLPDWGGKADGASSEGFPGYDTPMFGQPGIHDIFRSWRKLLDEYDGDRVLCAEANVDPLDRLTDWVRSDEMQQAFNFAYLTHPWNPEKLREIIDSSLRAFDKVGAPTTWVLSNHDVVRHVSRFGLEANNLRSGDGIGPNDAQPHYQLGAARARAATMLMLALPGGVYLYQGEELGLPDHTLMPDEFRQDPTYHRTAGVRVGRDGSRVPLPWRVHEPSFGFSSSGQTWLPQPGYWGRHSRDIQRRDQFSSLNMYRTALEIRRELALGAGSLAWWPEHDAEGLVAFVNGNVLVAMNMGDNPIQLPELPVLAMSSASALEGTKIRPNCTVWLRLA; encoded by the coding sequence ATGTCCGCATCAGCAGTTTTCCCTTCCCAGGGAGGTGCGCTGAGGACTGTTCCGGTCCATGACGGCCAGCCTGGCAGCGAGTGGTGGCGTTCCTCGGTGATCTACCAGATCTATCCACGGTCCTTCCGGGATCTGCGCGGTGACGGGGTTGGCGACCTGCCCGGCATTACCGCGGAAATCCCGGCCCTGGCTGAACTCGCGATCGATGCCATCTGGCTCTCACCCTTCTATCGGTCTCCACAGAAGGATGCCGGTTACGACGTCGCAGATTACTGCTCGGTGGACCCGATCTTCGGCACCATGGAGGATTTCGACGCCCTGGTGGCCAAAGCCGGCGAGTATGGCATACGGGTCATCGTGGATCTGGTACCCAACCACTGCTCCGACCAGCATCCCCTGTTCCAAGCAGCACTCGCCGCGGAGCCCGGGTCGCCGGAGCGCGACATGTTTATCTTCCGGGACGGAACCGGCGAGAACGGCGAAAATCCGCCCAACAACTGGCAGTCCCACTTTGGCGGACCAGCGTGGACCCGGATCGCCAACCCGGACGGAACCCCGGGCCAGTGGTATCTGCATCTCTTCGACACCTCCCAGCCGGACTTTAACTGGGACAATCCTGCGGTCAGGGAAGAGTTTGAGCGCATCCTGCGGTTCTGGCTAGATCGCGGCGTGGGCGGTTTCCGGGTGGATGTGGCGCATGCACTGATCAAGAAATCCGGGCTGCCTGACTGGGGCGGGAAGGCCGACGGCGCCTCCTCCGAAGGTTTCCCCGGATATGACACGCCCATGTTTGGCCAGCCGGGCATCCACGACATCTTTAGGTCCTGGCGGAAGCTCCTTGACGAGTACGACGGCGACCGTGTCCTGTGCGCCGAAGCCAACGTTGACCCGCTGGACCGGCTGACGGACTGGGTCCGCTCGGATGAAATGCAGCAGGCCTTCAACTTTGCGTATCTGACCCATCCGTGGAACCCCGAGAAGTTGCGGGAGATTATCGATTCCTCACTGCGGGCCTTCGACAAGGTAGGCGCTCCCACCACTTGGGTGCTGTCCAACCACGACGTCGTCCGGCATGTGTCCCGCTTCGGCCTGGAAGCCAATAATCTGCGCAGCGGTGACGGCATCGGGCCCAACGACGCCCAGCCGCACTATCAGCTGGGTGCGGCGCGGGCACGGGCTGCCACCATGCTGATGCTGGCATTGCCCGGCGGAGTGTATCTGTATCAGGGCGAGGAGCTCGGCCTCCCGGACCATACCTTGATGCCTGACGAGTTCCGGCAGGATCCCACTTATCACCGCACAGCAGGGGTTAGGGTGGGCCGCGACGGCAGCCGCGTGCCTCTGCCCTGGCGAGTACACGAACCGTCCTTCGGGTTCAGCTCCTCAGGACAAACCTGGCTGCCGCAGCCGGGCTACTGGGGCCGGCATTCACGGGACATCCAGCGCAGGGACCAGTTCTCGTCGCTGAACATGTACCGCACGGCACTGGAGATTCGCCGTGAGCTGGCGCTGGGCGCCGGGTCGCTCGCGTGGTGGCCGGAGCATGACGCCGAAGGCCTGGTGGCCTTCGTCAACGGAAACGTCCTGGTCGCCATGAACATGGGAGACAACCCAATCCAGCTGCCGGAGCTCCCGGTGCTTGCCATGAGTTCGGCTTCCGCTCTGGAAGGAACCAAAATCCGTCCGAACTGCACTGTGTGGCTTCGACTGGCCTAA
- a CDS encoding FAD-binding oxidoreductase gives MDTAPQTLAAYGSDQGPVLEYVNPLAVVWARSVEQVQQILRWASRTGTTVVPRGAGTGVSGGAHATAGCIVLSLERMNRILEIRPEDELAIVEPGVINADLNAAAAEFGLMYAPDPASYRVSTVGGNVATNAGGLRCAKYGVTRDSVLSLDVVLADGTLISTGQETFKGVAGYDLTSLFTGSEGTLGVVVGITVRLRYLPVDVCTIAGFFPDIESAAAGVLAVGRARVQPAIMELLDAETMVALDTAHGSNLRSRGAALLLIQTDGYGAAAEADVVRSVLGELGGQISLEGSEEALQLVDLRRHSRGDAIHTEHRVGEDVAVPRSRLVSYIAELNRMAREHEVRLKVVAHAGDGNLHPTFWVDKTEGSAGLQRLDAALDESIALALAMGGTITGEHGVGQFKLRWLAQEQQEQVLELQRRIKAVFDPAGILNPGKAILTS, from the coding sequence ATGGACACCGCGCCTCAGACGCTGGCAGCCTATGGAAGCGATCAGGGACCGGTCCTGGAGTACGTCAACCCTTTGGCGGTTGTGTGGGCCCGCTCCGTTGAGCAGGTCCAGCAGATTCTGCGCTGGGCTTCGCGTACCGGCACCACAGTGGTTCCCCGCGGTGCCGGGACCGGGGTGTCCGGTGGGGCCCATGCCACGGCCGGATGCATTGTCCTCAGCCTGGAGCGGATGAACAGGATCCTCGAAATTCGGCCGGAGGATGAACTGGCCATAGTGGAACCGGGGGTCATCAACGCAGACCTCAACGCTGCTGCGGCCGAATTCGGGCTGATGTACGCACCTGATCCCGCAAGCTACCGCGTGTCCACCGTCGGCGGAAATGTTGCGACCAACGCCGGAGGGCTGCGCTGCGCTAAATACGGCGTGACACGGGACTCTGTCCTCTCCCTCGACGTCGTCCTGGCCGACGGAACGCTCATCAGCACGGGCCAGGAAACGTTTAAGGGGGTGGCCGGGTACGACTTGACCAGCCTTTTCACCGGCTCCGAAGGGACACTGGGAGTAGTGGTGGGGATAACCGTGCGGCTGCGCTACCTCCCCGTGGATGTCTGCACGATCGCCGGATTCTTCCCTGACATCGAAAGCGCTGCAGCCGGGGTGCTGGCGGTGGGCCGCGCGCGGGTGCAGCCGGCGATCATGGAACTGCTCGACGCCGAGACCATGGTGGCGCTGGACACCGCCCACGGCTCCAACCTGCGCTCCCGCGGCGCTGCTCTGCTCCTCATCCAGACGGACGGGTACGGCGCCGCGGCCGAGGCCGACGTCGTGCGTTCAGTGCTGGGCGAGCTGGGCGGGCAGATCAGCCTGGAGGGATCGGAGGAGGCACTGCAACTGGTTGACCTTCGCCGCCACAGCCGCGGAGACGCCATCCACACCGAACACCGGGTGGGGGAGGACGTTGCGGTGCCGCGCTCCCGGCTGGTCTCCTATATCGCCGAATTGAACCGCATGGCACGCGAGCATGAGGTGCGGCTGAAAGTGGTGGCACATGCGGGAGACGGAAATCTTCATCCCACCTTCTGGGTGGACAAAACCGAGGGCAGCGCCGGCCTTCAACGGCTGGACGCTGCCCTCGATGAATCCATAGCCCTTGCCCTGGCGATGGGAGGCACCATCACCGGTGAACACGGGGTGGGCCAGTTCAAGCTCCGCTGGCTGGCGCAGGAGCAGCAGGAACAAGTCCTGGAACTGCAGCGCCGCATCAAGGCGGTGTTTGACCCGGCGGGGATCCTCAACCCGGGGAAAGCGATCCTCACCAGCTGA
- a CDS encoding thioester domain-containing protein, translated as MQLALPAHAVFSGESPGNEVPSDLTEITMTGTGPGQGVAGGLPPAGTPFDPTTGYPTGVPAGYETLNEGFAGIITTVDAVGNTQQMYCIDIRTSTYTGLGYESGSWDESNVPNIGYVNRVLNSYYPDQPGLPEAPSDSIRAAAVQAAVWFFSDGYVLAENDPVRPYTAPIVAAVLAAGPLTEPPAPNVAIDPPTASGPTDGVTGPFTITSDAGTITVAVPEGYTLYTDPAGTAPLVGTTVTSGTQLWVRNDNQTTDPVDLTATAVVPVQTGNVYLYAGNNPSVTTAQKLILAADAQIESNARATAEFFVAGDLTVSKAFAGEGAGLQGDISLVVDCGASGVFTFEIPAGTTETVTETVAGLPVGTVCSVTEPVTGSTTEVTVTPVLPEPVTITDGENVLAVTNTVQYLPGALNVTKTIDGNAAGLQSEIVLDVVCGSVLDTSVVIPAGSAAGTYGETLTDIPAGTECTVTESSTGATSEVTVEAGDPVTVVIEPGATVSAGLANTVQYANGSLQVTKIVAGNGAGKQSASYLNVVCGNELEQVVRIPAETLPGEYVQVFDGIPAGTECTVTEPTNGENGNVTVETILPYSVVIVSGETVDATVTNTYAVLGKDTLAKTGATATAQVSLAGAGAVLMGTLLVAGAARRRKEMD; from the coding sequence ATGCAACTGGCATTGCCGGCACATGCCGTATTCAGCGGTGAATCCCCGGGCAACGAAGTCCCCTCGGACCTCACGGAGATCACAATGACCGGCACCGGACCGGGTCAGGGGGTGGCTGGCGGGCTGCCTCCTGCAGGTACGCCGTTCGACCCCACCACCGGGTATCCCACGGGCGTGCCGGCGGGCTATGAGACCCTCAATGAGGGGTTTGCCGGCATCATCACCACTGTTGACGCCGTCGGCAATACGCAGCAGATGTACTGCATCGACATTCGTACCTCCACCTACACCGGCCTGGGTTATGAGAGCGGCAGCTGGGACGAATCCAATGTGCCGAACATTGGTTACGTTAATCGGGTGCTGAACAGCTACTACCCGGATCAGCCGGGCCTGCCGGAGGCGCCGTCGGACAGCATTCGGGCAGCAGCGGTTCAGGCTGCTGTGTGGTTTTTCAGCGACGGCTACGTCCTAGCGGAAAACGATCCAGTCCGGCCGTACACGGCTCCGATTGTCGCCGCAGTACTCGCGGCAGGACCGCTGACCGAGCCGCCGGCCCCCAACGTAGCTATCGATCCGCCCACTGCGTCAGGCCCCACCGACGGAGTCACCGGGCCATTCACCATTACTTCCGATGCAGGCACCATCACCGTTGCGGTGCCGGAAGGCTACACCCTGTACACGGATCCGGCCGGTACGGCCCCGCTTGTTGGCACGACTGTCACCTCCGGCACTCAGCTGTGGGTGCGGAACGACAACCAAACCACGGATCCAGTTGATCTGACCGCCACAGCCGTGGTTCCTGTCCAGACAGGCAACGTCTACCTCTATGCCGGCAACAATCCCAGCGTCACCACTGCCCAGAAGCTCATCCTGGCAGCTGATGCGCAGATTGAGTCCAATGCACGGGCGACGGCCGAGTTCTTCGTTGCCGGCGACTTGACGGTCAGTAAGGCGTTTGCAGGTGAAGGAGCCGGGCTGCAGGGCGACATTTCCCTGGTGGTGGACTGCGGAGCATCCGGCGTCTTCACCTTCGAGATCCCCGCCGGCACGACTGAAACAGTGACTGAGACGGTCGCAGGACTTCCAGTAGGCACGGTCTGTTCAGTTACTGAACCCGTCACCGGATCAACGACGGAGGTAACAGTCACACCGGTGCTCCCGGAACCCGTGACCATCACTGACGGTGAGAACGTCCTTGCGGTTACCAACACGGTTCAGTACCTCCCGGGAGCGCTTAACGTCACCAAGACGATCGACGGGAACGCCGCAGGTCTGCAGTCGGAAATAGTTCTCGACGTTGTGTGCGGGTCCGTTCTGGACACCAGTGTTGTCATCCCGGCAGGCAGCGCGGCCGGGACCTACGGTGAAACCCTCACTGATATCCCGGCGGGGACGGAATGTACGGTGACGGAATCGAGCACTGGGGCGACGTCGGAGGTTACCGTGGAGGCCGGTGACCCGGTAACGGTCGTTATTGAGCCGGGAGCCACGGTAAGTGCAGGCCTGGCTAATACGGTGCAATATGCCAATGGATCTCTGCAAGTAACCAAAATCGTGGCCGGAAATGGCGCCGGAAAGCAGTCCGCGTCATACCTCAACGTGGTCTGCGGAAACGAGCTCGAGCAAGTGGTGCGGATCCCCGCTGAAACCCTGCCCGGTGAGTACGTGCAGGTCTTCGACGGCATCCCTGCCGGTACCGAGTGCACTGTCACCGAGCCCACGAACGGTGAGAACGGGAACGTCACTGTCGAGACGATTCTGCCCTACAGCGTCGTGATCGTGTCGGGTGAAACCGTAGACGCGACAGTCACTAATACCTACGCGGTTTTGGGTAAGGACACGCTGGCCAAGACCGGGGCAACCGCCACCGCACAGGTATCCCTTGCCGGAGCTGGCGCCGTCCTCATGGGCACACTGCTGGTGGCCGGGGCTGCACGACGGAGGAAGGAAATGGACTAG